The Lysobacter enzymogenes genome window below encodes:
- a CDS encoding GIY-YIG nuclease family protein yields the protein MKSPAVYLLASAKNGTLYLGVTSNLIQRIWQHREHLTEGFSDRYSVTRLVWYEQHETMESAILREKRLKKWQREWKIRLIEENNPDWRDLWQDIAATG from the coding sequence ATGAAGTCTCCCGCTGTCTACCTCCTCGCCAGCGCCAAAAACGGCACTTTGTACCTCGGCGTCACCTCGAACTTGATCCAGCGCATATGGCAACATCGGGAACACTTGACCGAAGGATTCAGCGATCGCTACAGCGTGACCAGGCTGGTCTGGTACGAACAGCACGAGACCATGGAAAGCGCCATCCTGCGCGAGAAACGACTGAAGAAATGGCAGCGCGAATGGAAAATCCGCCTGATTGAAGAAAACAATCCCGACTGGCGGGATTTATGGCAAGACATCGCCGCTACCGGCTGA
- a CDS encoding amidohydrolase family protein, with product MLKIDTHAHYLPRNWPDLARKYGDDRFPVIHHTDDGRHRIYKDGKFFREIWSKTWDPQERIDDYARFGVQVQVISTVPVMFSYWAKANQALELHQALNDHMAQACRDYPRHYAGIGTVPLQSPRLAVQELERCMDQLGLQGVQIGSHIGDWNLDAPELFEFFQAASELGAAILVHPWDMMGTPSMPKYWLPWLVGMPAEQSRAACCLVFGGVLERLPKLKICMAHGGGSFPYTIGRIEHGFNMRPDLVATDNPRNPRDYLSQLYFDSWVADPRALRYLLDTCGVSRVMLGTDYPFPLGEQTPGAGIASLELPEAEQARLYHGTALEWLGLPLSRFA from the coding sequence GGCGACGACCGCTTTCCGGTGATCCACCACACCGACGACGGGCGCCACCGCATCTACAAGGACGGCAAGTTCTTCCGCGAGATCTGGTCGAAGACCTGGGACCCGCAGGAGCGCATCGACGACTACGCGCGCTTCGGCGTGCAGGTGCAGGTCATCAGCACCGTGCCGGTGATGTTCAGCTACTGGGCCAAGGCCAATCAGGCGCTGGAGCTGCACCAGGCTCTCAACGACCACATGGCCCAGGCCTGCCGCGATTACCCGCGCCATTACGCCGGCATCGGCACCGTGCCGCTGCAGTCGCCGCGGCTGGCGGTGCAGGAGCTGGAACGCTGCATGGACCAGCTCGGCCTGCAGGGCGTGCAGATCGGCAGCCACATCGGCGACTGGAACCTCGACGCGCCGGAGCTGTTCGAGTTCTTCCAGGCCGCCAGCGAACTCGGCGCGGCGATCCTGGTGCATCCCTGGGACATGATGGGGACGCCGAGCATGCCCAAGTACTGGCTGCCGTGGCTGGTCGGCATGCCGGCCGAGCAATCGCGCGCGGCCTGCTGCCTGGTGTTCGGCGGCGTGCTGGAGCGGCTGCCGAAGCTGAAGATCTGCATGGCCCACGGCGGCGGCAGCTTCCCCTACACCATCGGCCGGATCGAACACGGCTTCAACATGCGGCCGGATCTGGTCGCCACCGACAACCCGCGCAATCCGCGCGATTACCTGTCGCAGTTGTACTTCGACTCGTGGGTGGCCGATCCGCGCGCGCTGCGTTACCTGCTCGACACCTGCGGCGTGTCGCGGGTGATGCTGGGCACCGACTATCCGTTCCCGCTCGGCGAGCAGACGCCCGGCGCCGGCATCGCCTCGCTGGAACTGCCCGAAGCCGAGCAGGCGCGGCTGTACCACGGCACCGCGCTGGAATGGCTGGGCCTGCCGTTGTCGCGGTTCGCATGA
- the kynU gene encoding kynureninase: MTDPYNLAHAAALDAADPLPTLRHEFLIPRHGDAEQAYFVGNSLGLQPRGARAYVDEVMDKWATEAVEGHFTGHAQWLSYHELVREPLARLVGALPHEVVAMNSLTANLHFMLVSFYRPTRERPAILMEAGAFPSDRYALASQVRFHGFDPDVDLIELQPEGPGGLFSMEQIERAIAEHGPRLALVLWPGVQYRTGQAFDLDRIAALAHAQGALCGFDLAHGVGNLELNLHGSGVDFAVWCHYKYLNAGPGAVAGCFVHERHARTDRPRFAGWWGHESATRFRMGPEFVPTPGADGWQLSNPPILGLAPLRASLALFDRVGLPALCAKSRRLTGYLESAIRTRLHETLDILTPADPAQRGCQLSLRVIGGRGLTGRAAGRALFEDLAARGVLGDWREPDVIRISPAPLYNTHGDIVRFVEAVEAWRDG; the protein is encoded by the coding sequence ATGACCGATCCGTACAACCTCGCCCACGCCGCCGCGCTCGACGCCGCCGATCCGCTGCCGACCCTGCGCCACGAGTTCCTGATCCCGCGCCACGGCGACGCCGAGCAGGCCTATTTCGTCGGCAACTCGCTCGGCCTGCAGCCGCGCGGCGCGCGCGCATACGTCGACGAGGTCATGGACAAGTGGGCGACCGAGGCGGTCGAAGGCCACTTCACCGGGCATGCGCAGTGGCTGTCGTACCACGAGTTGGTGCGCGAGCCGCTGGCGCGGCTGGTCGGCGCGTTGCCGCACGAGGTGGTGGCGATGAATTCGCTGACCGCCAACCTGCACTTCATGCTGGTCAGCTTCTACCGGCCCACGCGCGAGCGGCCGGCGATCCTGATGGAAGCCGGCGCGTTCCCGTCCGACCGCTACGCGCTGGCCTCGCAGGTCCGCTTCCACGGCTTCGACCCGGACGTGGATCTGATCGAACTGCAACCCGAAGGCCCCGGCGGCCTGTTCTCGATGGAGCAGATCGAACGCGCCATCGCCGAACACGGCCCGCGTCTGGCGCTGGTGCTGTGGCCGGGCGTGCAGTACCGGACCGGGCAGGCCTTCGATCTCGACCGCATCGCCGCGCTGGCGCACGCGCAGGGCGCGCTGTGCGGCTTCGACCTCGCCCACGGCGTCGGCAATCTGGAACTGAACCTGCACGGCAGCGGCGTCGACTTCGCGGTGTGGTGCCACTACAAGTACCTCAACGCCGGTCCCGGCGCGGTCGCGGGCTGCTTCGTGCACGAACGCCACGCGCGCACCGACCGGCCGCGCTTCGCCGGTTGGTGGGGCCACGAAAGCGCCACCCGCTTCCGCATGGGCCCCGAGTTCGTGCCCACGCCCGGCGCCGACGGCTGGCAGCTCAGCAACCCGCCGATCCTCGGCCTGGCGCCGCTGCGCGCCTCGCTGGCGCTGTTCGACCGCGTCGGCCTGCCGGCCCTGTGCGCCAAATCGCGGCGCCTGACCGGCTACCTGGAGTCGGCGATCCGCACGCGCCTGCACGAAACCCTGGACATCCTGACCCCGGCCGACCCGGCCCAACGCGGCTGCCAGCTGTCGCTGCGGGTGATCGGCGGCCGCGGCCTGACCGGCCGCGCGGCCGGCCGCGCCTTGTTCGAAGACCTCGCCGCCCGCGGCGTGCTCGGCGACTGGCGCGAACCCGACGTGATCCGGATTTCGCCGGCGCCGCTGTACAACACGCATGGCGATATCGTGCGGTTCGTCGAGGCGGTGGAAGCGTGGCGGGACGGTTGA
- a CDS encoding FAD-dependent oxidoreductase: protein MNATAPQHITIIGAGLAGALLATLLARQGWQVDVYEKRGDPRLKGYQGGRSINLALAERGRHALRLAGADEAVMAQAVMMRGRMVHFLDGRTDLQRYGRDDSEVIWSVHRGELNLILLQIAEQAGARLHFHRGLAEVDFDARIARFDDERDGSRHETGFDSLVGADGAGSALRAAMGRVADLGERTEFLGHSYKELEIPPAPDGGFSIEPNALHIWPRGRYMCIALPNDERTFTVTLFLPNQGDPSFETVRDGSDARALFERDFADALPLIPELERDFERNPAGLLATLYLERWQLDDRAVLLGDAAHAMVPFHGQGMNCAFEDCVALAERLLAGGDRDAAFAAFQRERLPSARAIQAMALENYLEMRDRVDDDDYLLQRALERELAQRHPERFMPRYAMVTFHRMPYQVAFERGQRQRELLVELTRGHESLDSLDWDAVDAAVRARLSPLPADA from the coding sequence TTGAACGCCACCGCCCCGCAACACATCACCATCATCGGCGCCGGCCTCGCCGGCGCCCTGCTCGCGACCCTGCTCGCCCGCCAGGGCTGGCAGGTCGACGTGTACGAGAAACGCGGCGATCCGCGCCTGAAGGGCTATCAGGGCGGGCGTTCGATCAACCTCGCCCTGGCCGAGCGCGGCCGCCACGCGCTGCGCCTGGCCGGCGCCGACGAGGCGGTGATGGCGCAGGCGGTGATGATGCGCGGACGCATGGTCCACTTCCTCGACGGCCGCACCGACCTGCAACGCTACGGCCGCGACGACAGCGAGGTGATCTGGTCGGTGCACCGCGGCGAGTTGAACCTGATCCTGCTGCAGATCGCCGAACAGGCCGGCGCCCGCCTGCATTTCCACCGCGGCCTGGCCGAGGTCGACTTCGACGCGCGCATCGCCCGCTTCGACGACGAGCGCGACGGCAGCCGCCACGAAACCGGGTTCGACAGCCTGGTCGGCGCCGACGGCGCCGGTTCGGCGCTGCGCGCGGCGATGGGCCGGGTCGCCGACCTGGGCGAGCGCACCGAGTTCCTCGGCCATTCCTACAAAGAACTGGAAATCCCGCCCGCGCCCGACGGCGGCTTCAGCATCGAGCCCAACGCCCTGCACATCTGGCCGCGCGGGCGCTACATGTGCATCGCCCTGCCGAACGACGAACGCACCTTCACCGTCACCTTGTTCCTGCCGAACCAGGGCGACCCGAGCTTCGAAACCGTGCGCGACGGCAGCGACGCGCGCGCGCTGTTCGAACGCGATTTCGCCGACGCGCTGCCGCTGATTCCGGAACTGGAGCGCGACTTCGAACGCAACCCGGCCGGCCTGCTGGCGACGCTGTACCTGGAGCGCTGGCAGCTCGACGACCGCGCCGTGCTGCTCGGCGACGCCGCGCACGCGATGGTGCCGTTCCACGGCCAGGGCATGAACTGCGCGTTCGAGGACTGCGTGGCGCTGGCCGAGCGCCTGCTCGCCGGCGGCGACCGCGACGCGGCGTTCGCCGCGTTCCAGCGCGAGCGCCTGCCGAGCGCGCGCGCGATCCAGGCGATGGCGCTGGAGAACTACCTGGAAATGCGCGACCGCGTCGACGACGACGATTACCTGCTGCAACGCGCGCTGGAACGCGAGCTGGCCCAGCGCCACCCCGAGCGCTTCATGCCGCGCTACGCGATGGTGACCTTCCACCGCATGCCGTACCAAGTCGCGTTCGAACGCGGCCAGCGCCAGCGCGAGCTGCTGGTCGAGCTGACCCGCGGCCACGAGTCGCTCGACAGCCTGGACTGGGACGCGGTCGACGCGGCGGTGCGCGCGCGCCTGAGCCCGTTGCCGGCGGACGCCTGA